The DNA region ccttcctcttggcgccttgGTGTAAATGAATGGAAGGTGCACCCTTCCTCTTGGCACCCATGTTGCTTTATGGTgcctagggaatgggcgcctgATTGGAATATTAGGGCACATAGATTCCTTGCTTCAGAGATTCCCTGGGCGCATGTTTGTTCTTGTCATTCTTGTCACTGCATGCGGATTCTTTTcactgcatgcatggtcaagtaTGTACAGACGAACCAAGTGATCAATGCGTTCAATGTTTACGCTATTTAGGTTGTGCagatgaacaacttagcaatgcattcaattttagtaaaataaagaaagttagaattttaaaaaatgtctttcacacaacattacatgatcagtgcccatatcgaaggtgaaatatttgatcatcagttattcggtttttgttttcgaaacacagaggtaactcggtttacaataaattgacgatcaaatttttcacatctgaaaaaaagaatagaaaagaaattgtaGTGCAGTAATGTGGGtcaaatcatctataaaaatccgatttggtttgtagaaaaccaggtgaagttttatcaaaagaagattcgagatgatgacgattttcaacatatgtttgtcagtcacgaacaatttggttacaacgatatagagttgtatatattaccacatcaacaacaagtgtctcagttcattgatcagtcacaagtgttttgtgaaactgatgacgaacaagctaAGGTGAATGTTCCCGATGACAAAGAGGAAGAAGCCGAGatcttggttgattcaatggtgaacgTTGATGAGGAAGAGAAGCCATTATcagctagtcatgtatattgtccacctcaacacatgacaaggttgaatttggaTTCCGGTGAACCTTCATCAAATATATGGTACAATCCTAatgtgcaaatgcaaggatctttgaaacaaggagacacatttcgcacaaaagaggaatgtaTAAAAGCCATGAAGAAATTACACATGCAATTATCAACTGATTTCAGATTTGACAAAACTAACGCATTAAGGTATAAaatttattgtccgaatgagcactgcctttttaggttgtcagcttcaacaaacccaatgcaggatcatcggAAATTAAGCTCTtagctaatatgcgatgaaatattgtctgtcattgaCAAAAATCtgtcgttaaaggtgagtacaataatctcgtATATTAGGGCAAAatacgagtacactccatcatataggaaggcatggatagtTAGGGCAAAggttgttgaaaaagtgtttggaaattgagaggagtcttacaaacaacttccaaaatactctaaaacaatatgctcccgggactattgtcaagttggaaacatTGCCCATGTATACACCAGATGGGATGTGTGCtgttggaaatggaatattccacctCTCTTCTAGGCatatcaaccatgcatcataggtttttctttttgtaaacaattatacaaattgatggtacatggttgtacgggaaatacaaaggaacgttactgatggtagtggcacaagatgggaacaacaatatttttccaatcgcctttgccctagttgaaggggagactgctgagggatggacTTTTTccctaagaaatctccgattgcacgttgcacctcagcctaacttatgtttgatctccgacagacacccttcaatcatcagtacatataataacattgataatggctggcaaaatcctccttcgatGCATGTGttctgtattagacatattgctcagagtttcatgcgggaaatcaaagataagacgttgcggaagaaggttgtcaatgcaggttaaGCATTATTAGAACCTTCTTTCAAATACTACTgcgaagaaataagattgtcaaacgaagatgTAGTACGGTGGATCGATAGAATTTCCAgtggagaagtggactagggcatacgataacggtcaacgttggggccacatgacaacaaatcttgtggaatcaatgaactctgtcttcaaagacatcagtaacctacctataaccgctttggtgcatgcaacatatttcaggctaggggcgctATTTGAGAGTcgacgttccaaatggagttcagtgttgcaatctgggcagttgttcagtgatgcttcgatgaaattcattagacatgaagatGCCAAAGCAAACAAACATATAGTCATGGTGTTTGACCgcactaaaggttggtatagtgttgcTGAATCCATGGATCATAATGAGGGCATGGCAATTGGACaatacagagtcgaactagataaaggttggtgcgactgcggagAATTCCAAGCCTTTCTACGCCCggctcccatgtcattgcagtatgctcaaaggttcgaagggatccatcctacttgctatctgaagtttacaaagtcaCCAGCCTATCAAATGTTTGTAAATTAGTTTtccgtagtggcaaaagaggattattggccagaatatcaaggggacatcgtttggcacaacgaagttatgcgaaggaagaaaagGGGTCGCCCAAACAGTACccggattcgaaccgaaatggatacggcgaacaaaatggttagattatgtagttcatgccgccagtcaggtcacaatcgtaataactaTCCTAGTGTTGGGACGAGCACAACCAaataaattcacatgtacctctattgcaatgAAGAACTTAAAGGAtcaaatttatttttaaaaagaaaatttCCCCAACTTATAAATTCATGTAGACCTCCCCTTTCATCTCTAGGACAAACAATAAAAAAGCTTTATAGAATAGCCTAGTTGTCTATCCAACTTCCAAAGCCTTAAAACTTTTTTATTTTACTAGGTCATTTCAACTAATAGGCATCTTTGAAGAAAGCTGAACAAGACGCTCAAGATGATTAGCACATGGAAGATGATCACTCCAATATTAACAAACAAAAGAAGTCCTAGAGTACTCAAACAAGGAAAAATTACATCAAATACCTTTAATAAGTTATTTTTTTTGTAACGGTTGATTCTATAACTTTTTTTAAACAATTTGATTCTTTTAAGTTATCaatattttaattgattaattaagTGTGAGAACTATTAGAACTAGTGTAGTGTTAATATTTTATCTTTAAATGATTATTTTAAAAAGAtttattttagatattttattCTCTTACTAAAATTGTTTTAGCtttcaaaaatttaaaaattacATAAAATTAAagttatttcaaatattttaaaaatatatatatttttgagATATATTTTTTAAAAGAATCGTGATTTCGAATCTTCAATAGTACATATTTATATTATATGATgcaaaatttatttttaatttataaaaagtaaatttaaaaaacatttacaatttaaatttttttaataaaaatcatttttaaaaatacaaaaaaaaattaataaaaaataaactgGCGAAAAGACATACAGGCCCAGGCCCAGTGTTTTAAAACCTGACTCAAATCAATTGGTTAGATCAGTTAAAACGAGATTGAAGGGTAGAGCGCTTCGAAAATATCATAAAATCATAGTTGCAATTAACTCAATTAAAATCGGTGTGACCCGACTCATTTATCGAGCAATCCAATGAATTGATGGAATTTTTGAAGAAAGCAGAACAAGACGCTCAAGATGATTAGCACATGGAAGATGATCACTCCAATATTAACAAACAAAAAAAGTCCTAGAGTACTCATATCCTTTTTCCCGAATTGGCATGACAACCCTATCATGCAAACAGAAACCAATAGAAAAAATAAGGAAAAATTACATCAAATACCTTTAATAAGTTATTTTTTGTAACGGTTGATCctataaatttttttaaacaatttgaTTCTTTAAGTTATCaatattttaattgattaattaagTGTGAGAACTATTAGAACTTTATTGTAGTGtcaatattttatttttaaatgattatttaaaaaaaattatttttagataTTTTATTCTCTTACTATAATTGTTTTAGCTTTCAAAAATTTAAGAATTACATAAAATTAAAgttatttcaaataatttttttataaaaaaatatttttgagatatatttttttaaaagaatCGGGATTTCGAATCTTCAATAGTACATATTTATATTATATGATgcaaaatttatttttaatttataaaaagtaaatttaaaaaacatttataattttttttttaataaaaaacatttttaaaaatacaaaaaaaaattaataaaaaataaactgGGGAAAAGACATACAGACTCAATATTTTAAAACCTGACTCAAATCAATCACTTAAATCGGTTAAAATGAAATCAAAGGGTAGAGCGCTTCGAAAATATCATAAAACCATAGTTGCAATTAACTCAATTAAAATCGGTATGACCCGACTAATTTATCGAGCAATCCAATGAATTGATGGAATTTTTAAACCTGAAATTGATTTTTTATGTTTACTTATTCAAGACATTTTAAGGTGAGactaaaaaaaattaaacaatGAAAGAAAACATTTTTTTTCATTCCTTTACATTAAATTTTTTTTGTAACACCTgttatattatattattataatttatttgaatttgtgttcttgttaattaaatttaaattttattttattttataagtatgttatattttaatttttaaaaatattctaCACTCCACATACTGGTTAGAGATTTTTAAGAATATTGTACACGCCACATACTAATTAATTTCATTTCTTATAGATGACTTTTGCAACACCGTAGTGGTAAAAACTATTTAATTGTTAACAAAGAATGAAAGTATTGCTTATAAAAAGGAAAAAAGTTATATGTATAATatgcaaaatatggctcaagttCTCATATTTGTTTATGCATTGGTCATctttatttttctatttcttGTTGAAACAACTAAAGGTGTTTGAGTTATCACACTCttttaataatatattatataCTCAATATTTTATCACCTTTTAATAATATTTCTTTTTTTCTTATTTGACAATGTAGTAAGTGCCAATCCCTGCAAATCTGTCGAGGATTGTCCAGAGGTTAGAGAACATATTGCAAAGTGCATTGATGGTGTTTGTGACTATTGGCCAGATCCAGATTTTTAAAAATAATTCAGCTTTCTCTAAGCATATAACTTTATTTCTATTGTTTTTGTACTAATATTTTTACTTTAATAAACTGTTTAACAAATGAAAAGGTAAAGATTAATAAAAAGGAAGCAGTTGGAAATGAGGTGCTGATTAATAAAAAAAAGTAGCAATTGAAAAAGTATAAAATTGtgttatttacttatttatttataACTACTATAAAGTCACACAATAACGTTAGAACCTAATAATATTAACTTTTAATCGCTAACTTTTAGTCATTGAGTCAAAATTTGCGCGTACATAGGACAACACCTTTATTGATTCATGTACACACAAACCTAGATCTAAGTATGTAATCAATGGTGATTACTTTAAAATTATATAGAATTTTTATTCCAAATGCATTATTGGTAGAGATGGCAATAGATTAGGCCAGTCTATAATAACCTATAATCTAATTTATTTAAGTCAAATTTGACTTGATCTATTTAATAAAAAATGTTAGCTTTAAGTTATTTAAAAAACtcatttaattaaataaattaaatttaaGCTATTAAAACAGAATATAAAATATTATATgtgcatatatatatatatatatatatatatatatatatatatatatatatatatatatatatatatatatatatataaagtttTATAGTTAAAATGAACTATTTGAAAGTTTTAATGTGAAACAAATTTTTAAATAGATTTTTATATTAGATCAGACttttaaaaatatcaaaaaaaaaaagaacataTAATAAGTCATACATTAAACTCAGACCTTAAAAATTTATCGTAAGTCCGACTCAAACCTTCTAAGGCCTTACGTGACATATTTCCACCTCTACCTTTTGTTAATCGAATTTGATAAAATTGATTATCAAGAGCATGACCATTGCTTAAACTAGTAACTTTGTAGTTCATTACTAATAACAAGTAATCAAATATGGCCTTTAAAAAGTATATTTAGGATGGATTAAGATATATATTTAAAAAGTTATTAAAAATCAGATTCAATTATAGTTTTTATAATAACAAGTGATTTTCTTTACTTTAAGTATTGAAGGTGTTCTCTTTTGCTCtcttttcaaaaataataatcTTATTTAGACGGTTTCCTTTAGTTTCCAAGAGTTAGATATTATTGTGTTTCAGTGTGATGATAGTAAAAATTTGGTTTTAATGTGTTCaatttttcttttttgaaaagGTTCTGAAATCTCGTGAGGGATCATGTTTGACCAGTTTTACTTCTTTGAATCTTTACCTCATAGTTTCACTTCCTAGTCTTTAATGACAAATCAAGCATAAGCGGTTAAGCGGTTAAATATGCAAACAATGTATTAGAGTTTGATGGAGTTGAGTCTTTGATGATGGCAACGAAAGTAAACTCATGAAGATTTCCTTAAGAAAGAAAAAACCTGACAAGACTTGAAGTATGTGAAAGTCTGAGTGAGCATATTGTAAAACATAAATCACACAAACACAAACTTGTTTTTGAAGTTATTTCCTCAAGTAAACTTATTTCAAAAATGCATTGAAGCCATGCCAGATGACTTTGGAGTTGTCATAAAAGCTATGGGAGAATTTTTTGTGTCTACCAAACTATTGACACTCTTCCAATCGATTGGAATAATTCAAAATTGCACCCTAAGAGATTAGGACAACATCTTAATATTATGTAACGAATAAATATCTTTCCTTTCCTTTTTAACTTGATAATCAATTAATTTAGGGTTACTAATCGATTGGTACATATTACCAATCGATTGGAAAGTCATAAAAAGCCTTAAAAATTATTTCCTTTTTTGTGTCAACCTCTaacctataaatagaggtcccttTCCACTCTTTTTCACATCAAGAAACGTGATTTCATTTCTCCCTTCtcacacactctctctctctctctctaaaatTTCTTTTGTTTACTTTCTCTTACTAAAAATTTAGCTGAAGTGCTTTTCGAGAAAGTCATTTTACGAGTGAGGAAGTTATAATTCTGGAAGGTTAGTTTTATGAGTTTCTCAAGGAAGTTTTATTTATACCTTGGTTGAAACTGTTTGTTTGGGTTCAAAGTTAAACCTGTAAAAAATCTTATATTTGAGATTTGTGTGATCAAATCTCTTGTGTAGGTTCGAGATCAGCCAGTGGTAAAATCTCACCGGTTATTGGTTAGCCCACGATAAAACCAAGTTTAGGTTAAAGCTTAGCCTGATGTTAAAACATTGTTTTTATAGTAGTAGATTTCATATATGACAAGCTAGGTTCAGAATTTGTATTCAAATTATAAATCATGAATTATGGTAAACTGTAATACATGGTCAATTTATCACTACTTGCCAAGTAAATGGAAAACTAGTAGATATACCTGATTCCCTTTGGACCAAAGAGGAAAAGAGGTAGTTTGAGATAGATTTTAAAACCAAGAGTTTTATAACAATCTCTCTAGATGATATAATATTTTAATCTATGTTCATCATTGCAAAACGGAAATGTAGGATACTCTTGAGATGATATTTGGAGTTTCTTCAAGTATAAAATGAGAGGAGATAAACACACGAGGTGAACAACTGTTTTGCATAAGTACTCGATTAGAGAAAGAAAGTGATAAACTGAGATAATGCAATATGGGTTTTAATGAGTATGTAAGATATCTTGAAGATATTAATAAATCATTTAAAATAGAAATAACTAAGATCATAAATTCAAGAAAAGATATAAAAGTTATGTCTCCCTGAAAAAGGAAGTAGTTGATTTACATGAAACCCTAGGTAATTTCATCCAAGGAAAATAAAAGTTTGACTTGATATTATCAAGTAAAAGGCATTCCTTAAACAAAAATGGACTAGGATTTAAAAAGGATAAAAACCTAGTACAGGTATAGAATACAAGAAAAAGAATCGTCCAGTTTATAAGTGCACACACTATAAAAGAGATGAACATTTAGAACCTTTTTGTTTTGATAATTTGAAAAGATCTAAAGGTAGCAACCTTAGATCTTGTATAACTAATTCACCTGGGCCCAAGAATATGTGGGTACCAAAGGTGAAACCTTAGTATTTTGCAGGTATGCTTTGCAGATCAAAGCTTTAAGAGAATTATCAATGGAATTGTACAAAGCAAGAGTATACTTATAAGTATACACTTTTTTATAAAGTCTCTGATCCAAGGATGAACGGTGATGGAAAATATCAATAGCAGTGATCGAAACAAGTGTTCTTGAGAATATCTCAAGGTGTATGATCCTTAATGATCAATTGAGCGAATATGTCTGTAATGGACTGATTCATCTCGTAATTTGTATCAACTCTCGCATCCAATAATGTGTAGAGAAAGACACACCATAATATGATTGGTCTTTCCCTTTAGGGGAGTTCTTATCAAAGCCTTTTGATATCTAAGGTAGTATATCATTTTAAAGTTGAAATGATCGAAAAACTCTTATTAATCCTATTAAATAGTGGTTTTAATTTTAATCATCTTGATACAATATTTTTTAATATCCAAAAATATGAGTTTCCAAATGCTTTTCAGAAAGAAGGTGCAATAAGATTAAATAGGGAGTCCAGACAAGTAATTAAATCCAGCACAAGGCCCAAATATGCACCAATGAGGCTGAACAAAGAAATTTCAATCAATTGGCACTATGGAAATCGATTGGAGAAGCTTGGCGCACTTATTTTCATATCAAATTCAAGCTAAAATTTCCCTTCAAGCAAATAAAGTCTCAACATTGATGAGGTACACACAAAATCCTTAAAAAATATGGTGAACAAATCAATTGGAGCCTTTAAGCAATTGATTGGCACACTCAATCTGAAAAGATTTTGATATTATTTTAAATCACCATAATCCTCATTGATTTCCTTCCCGAAATACACTATCAAAACTTCAAAAGGCATAGTATAAATAAGTATGCTCTCTCACTACCTCTTGCATCTCAAATTCATCTCTTCTAGCCTTATTTTTGTGAGTTCTCTTTCCGTAAGTATCATCATGGATTCCTTAAGACAAAAACTGAGATAAACACCAAGAAGAGATATTATCATAGTTGCATTAATGAATAAAAAGCTAGAAGAGAAGAAGATACTAGAACCATGGTTTATGGAGGAAACATTCATGAGAGGCTACAAACCCTACTCTCATATTTGTCAAGCCTTATTAAGAGCATTCTTTACAAAGATGCCCGATAGAATATTCTCAAATCTAGTAAAATAAGTATACTCAAACCTATATGTGACATGAAAGACTCTAGCATCAACAATAAAACATGTAAGAATAATAATCCACACATAACATTTTGGTATAATGTTTGAAATACTCTTCCTAGGAACATTTTACAAGTCCAAGAGACCCATAGGTCTCAAAAATTTCAAGTGAAACACGGCTTGAAATACTCTAATTACGAATCCCATGGATAAAAGAATATTTCCTTTTAGGACAATCCTTTTGAAGCCAAAAATTTGAATTATTCACTACTCTATAACAAGAATCTTGCTCCCAagaaacaacaataacaattaTGTTATCAAGGATGACATCTTCCCTCGTTGACTTACCCAAAACATTCCAACTACCTAGATGGATGGGATATTTCATCACATATCATACTCCAAAGAAAAATCCTTAATAGAACTTCCATATGAAGCAATAATTACAAGAATCTTAAGTACTTTTAACATTGATACCGAGAGAGAGAAAACAATTTCATCCAATATTATAATTGATTACACCAATCTCATAAACATGAAAATTGATATAAAATATGAAGAATTAAGAAATAACCAGAGAACAGGGAAAAAAGACACTTAGGAGATAgaggatatatatatatatatatatatatatatatatatatatatatatatatatatatatatatatatatatatatatatatatatatatatatatatatatatatatatatatatatattttatagtTGTTTCTCCTTTGGTGATTTTCCCTTATTATTGAAGACATATATAAATTAAAAGTATATTTATTGAGGttaaataaaagaaataatgAACTTTAATGATCATCAAGGTTTTTATAAAAGATATATCTTTACTAAGCTCAAGTGATCAATTGACTGAGCTAAGGAGATACACTACTATACAGGTTCAAAGTATTAAAAcattaattttaattttataatgGCTTTTTGCATAATCGTAGTAAACAAAGCATGAAATTAATACTTATAAAGGGAATACAATTTTATTTATTACAAAGAAGAAAAGAATGGCTCAATTACTCATGTTTGCTTACTCTCTGTTCATCTTTCTTTCTCTATTTCTTGTTGAAACCAGTAAAAGTATGTTAGTTATCAcaccatttttatttttttattaatttatcTAATACATAAGATTTTATCATCTTTGAATattaataatatttatttttccCTATTTAACGATACAGAAATCGCCTCTCCCTGCAAATTTGTAAAAGATTGTCCCCAGGTTGAAGAACTTGTAGCAAAGTGTGTTGATGGTTTTTGTGTGTATTGGATTCTATGTTAAATGTGTTGATTTGTTTGGTCATAATATTTGTACTCTTATTTTATGTTCAGTCTTTCAGTTTTCCTCATAAGTTCAAAAGTGTATTATTTTAAGCATTGAATATATTTTTTTTTGGCTCGAGTTTTATACTTATAATTTATTTTGATCACATGTCGTTAAAAGTTAAAACATATCATTTGAGTGATTGAGTCTTATAACTCAATGTGTACAAAATAACATTAATCATTTCCATCTATTCTTTTAATAAAATTCAATCAATGAATCTAAGTGGCACTATGGTGTGGAGAGCCACGTATTTAGGACCAACTTTTATAATTGATTTAGCAACACTAAAATCAATCACTAAAATATACATGCACACAACCAAAAACCTTTTAAAGGTCTAGCTAAAAAATGCGCCCTTTTAGAAAAGCCAATTAATTGTAAGACGAGTTTATTAAATTTGGCTAACCTAGCAGCCAACACTTGTCACAAGCTTGTAGAGATATCCGACCAAATACATAGGATATAAGTCTCCCTAAGAAGTAAGCGGCTAACCTTTAAGGATAAGAgtaacaaaataaaataataaattatgGAAAAGGAGGCATACAATGAAATTTTTCAAACATAAGAATCAGATCCCCGTTAAAAAGAGGTTAAAAATTCTTAAGAAGAACTTAAACCTATTAAGGTCATGACTCTTGTTCCCATCATACTAAGAGACATTCTAGTCGGTATCTATAGTTAAAGTGGGGGAGGTGATGACATGATTATCCTCATAATTAAGAAATGAAAAGTCCACCCTATTCAAATGAGATTTGTCAAACATGGTTCCCTAAAATTATGAGAGAAAAATCTAGTCATCTCGTATCTAATATGTAACTATGAGATGCAATCTAAGAAGAGGTGAATTAGGATTGTTAATTTTTTCTCATTTTCGCGTTAAGAATGTTAACTTGTAATTTACCAGAAGATATGAATTGTTAGATACTTAGGAAGAATTGTAATTTTTAGATATGAGGGCGCATTTTCGCATAATCGCGCTAAGAATTGTTAGATATGAATTGTAATTTTTTCTCATTTTCTCGCTAAGAATGTTAACTTGTAATTTGATGTTGGGTATGTATAatttgtgttggttgttgtgtaATTGTTATATAATTATGGCGTGTTAAATTTTGAGCGTTTAtctttttacggaatcgaaatcaGAGGTCCGGAAGGTCTCCAATAGTGAAATTGTAGAATTCCACATTCTGCAACGATTCTGCATTTTGTAGTGGTGACGTGCACCACCCTTGTGACAGACTACCCGTCATTGCCACCAACTTTGTGACGGGCGTAAACTTTGTGATGGTCCACCCATCACGATCAGGCTGACTTTgttcaaatacatttttttttcataacttgAGTTTTGGGACTCGGATTGAGGCGCGGTTCAAAGCTTTGGAAATCTAACACATAAAGTTAAATCATGGTAGTTCCTTGTGAGATGAATTTCCATGTTTGAATGATGTGTGAGTATATGTTATGAAGTTTGTATAATTGCGTGACTTATTATACATGCTTGATGATGAACCTAAGTTAActacactacgccaaaaactggaatagacagcgccccttagagggcgctttattacaaaagcgcactctaaagtaaaaagaaaaaataaggagcatactactGGAATAGACAGagcactttagagggcgcttttgtaacaaagcgcactctaaagtgaagcgaaaaaataatgaggaaatggagggacaccaatagaggacgctttattgaaagcgccctttaaaggtaaccttagagggcacttttaaaaaagcgctctctatgtccatgtacatttccagtttagaaggcgcttatggaaagccttagagagcgcttttagaagcgccc from Lathyrus oleraceus cultivar Zhongwan6 chromosome 1, CAAS_Psat_ZW6_1.0, whole genome shotgun sequence includes:
- the LOC127090706 gene encoding uncharacterized protein LOC127090706; this encodes MYNMQNMAQVLIFVYALVIFIFLFLVETTKVSANPCKSVEDCPEVREHIAKCIDGVCDYWPDPDFVKINKKEAVGNESLSQNLRVHRTTPLLIHVHTNLDLKIASPCKFVKDCPQVEELVAKCVDGFCVYWILC